The Spirochaeta cellobiosiphila DSM 17781 nucleotide sequence ATCTATAAAGGTCAAACACAGTTTTTGACTGAACTCAACAGCATCACTTTCCACCGACTCACACTTAAAACACTTAGCCGTGAAGATAAACTTAGGCTTTTCGGTCAAAGGATTTTGAGGATCTGCCTGAAAGGAATAAACCCACTTCGCTTCTGCTTGTCCCCCTTCTACACGAGCCCAGACTTTCTTTTCTGGAGAATCAGTTTCCTGATCAGCATTTTGATCCCAGATGGTAAAGTGAACCACACTCATATCAGGAACATTGCTGGTGGAGACACTCATGGTCACTTCTTCCCCTATAAGGGCGGAAGTGACGCTCCAGGAAGGACTAGACAAGCTTCTTTCTTGTCGGGAGGCTTCTGCCGCCGCCTCGTCAGCTATAGGATTTTCGACATTGAATATGGTTCCCCCATCTTGTTCAAACTGATCTGGATCCATACCAGGAAGCATGATAGGGAGGGGCACTGCCGCTCCTGCAGCTACTATGGTACAGGTCTCCTGATCTTGGGGATCGCTACAGGTTTTCACCATAGAACCTAAGCAGGCGGCTTCCTTACCATTGATGAGGACCTTGGTAGATGTTCCTGAGGAGACGACACCTTCATTGCTGGGATTCTTTTTAAATTGAACTCCAGGAGGCATAGGAATGTGTCCTGGTGTGTCAAACATACTCGTTGAGTCTTTGGTTGCCGCTGGGGAACCAGATATCATAACGTCCTGTGATAGACCGTCTACGAGTTTTCCCAGGTAGGGATGAGGAATCATAGGGACAAGAGTAAGTCCTGATGGTGAAGGAACTTGGATGTCATGGAAGTCGATACCAAGGACCTGATCATTCTCCTTGGCTATTTGCTTCATTTCAGCAGTAACACCCCCGGAGCCTTTAAGGTCGATCTTACTCCCTTCGAGTACAGCATCCCCTGAGGCTACTATATCCATTCCAGAGGAGGATTCAATACTCAGGGCATCCCCTGTCCCTATGGTGAGGGAACTATTACATTGGAGGAGGGTTGCATCCTCACTTTCCATAATTAACTTACGGCAGGATATATTGATATCACCTAATTCATTTACGAGACTAAGACCTTTTTC carries:
- a CDS encoding PAAR domain-containing protein; amino-acid sequence: EKGLSLVNELGDINISCRKLIMESEDATLLQCNSSLTIGTGDALSIESSSGMDIVASGDAVLEGSKIDLKGSGGVTAEMKQIAKENDQVLGIDFHDIQVPSPSGLTLVPMIPHPYLGKLVDGLSQDVMISGSPAATKDSTSMFDTPGHIPMPPGVQFKKNPSNEGVVSSGTSTKVLINGKEAACLGSMVKTCSDPQDQETCTIVAAGAAVPLPIMLPGMDPDQFEQDGGTIFNVENPIADEAAAEASRQERSLSSPSWSVTSALIGEEVTMSVSTSNVPDMSVVHFTIWDQNADQETDSPEKKVWARVEGGQAEAKWVYSFQADPQNPLTEKPKFIFTAKCFKCESVESDAVEFSQKLCLTFIDIETNPMENIRCKITQADNSEVEAVSDSNGKIEQEDLIPGEYKIMIISEKSNG